From the genome of Myripristis murdjan chromosome 22, fMyrMur1.1, whole genome shotgun sequence, one region includes:
- the LOC115380635 gene encoding serine/threonine-protein kinase PAK 2-like, with protein MCDSGVCEDKPPAPPVRMSSQGGGAKDPQSANHSSRPLPSVPEEKKSRNKIISMFASEKGGRKKDRDKDRPEISSPSDFEHTIHVGFDAVTGEFTGMPEQWARLLQTSNISKSEQKQNPQAVLDILKFYDSTSGKQKYLSFSASDKESQSPGKKGTETSPSGVKDGDDDDDDEAPPPVVAPRPEHTKSVYTRSVIDPLPPPEVDAASKAADKQKKKGGKMTDEEIMEKLRTIVSVGDPKKKYTRYEKIGQGASGTVYTAIDVATGQEVAIKQINLQKQPKKELIINEILVMKELKNPNIVNFVDSFLVGDELFVVMEYLAGGSLTDVVTETCMDEAQIAAVCRECLQALEFLHANQVIHRDIKSDNVLLGMDGSVKLTDFGFCAQITPEQSKRSTMVGTPYWMAPEVVTRKAYGPKVDIWSLGIMAIEMVEGEPPYLNENPLRALYLIATNGTPELQSPEKLSPVFRSFLSRCLEMDVEKRGSGRELLQHQFLKLAKPLSSLTPLILAAKEAMRSNR; from the exons atgtgtgacAGCGGAGTGTGTGAGGACaagccccccgccccccctgtCAGGATGAGCAGCCAAGGAGGAGGAGCCAAGGACCCccagtcagccaatcacagctctcgGCCGCTGCCCTCAGTACCAGAGGAGAAGAAGTCTAGAAACAAGATCATCTCCATGTTCGCATCTGagaagg GAGGCCGGAAGAAGGACCGGGACAAGGACAGGCCTGAGATCTCCTCCCCCTCAGACTTCGAACACACCATCCATGTGGGTTTTGATGCCGTCACTGGAGAGTTCACT ggcaTGCCGGAGCAGTGGGCCCGTCTCCTTCAAACCTCCAATATTAGCAAatcagaacagaaacagaatccTCAGGCCGTCCTCGACATTCTCAAGTTCTACGACTCCACCAGCGGAAAACAGAAATACCTGAGTTTTTCTGCCTCAG ATAAAGAATCACAGTCG CCGGGTAAGAAGGGTACTGAGACCTCCCCATCAGGTGTCAAGGACGgcgatgatgacgacgatgatgaaGCTCCACCCCCAGTTGTGGCACCACGGCCAGAGCACACAAAATCA GTGTACACGAGGTCAGTGATCGATCCGCTCCCACCTCCAGAGGTAGATGCAGCCTCCAAGGCGGCCgacaaacagaagaagaagggaggCAAGATGACCGATGAGGAGATCATGGAGAAACTGC GAACTATTGTCAGTGTTGGCGATCCCAAGAAGAAATACACCCGTTATGAGAAGATCGGCCAGGG GGCGTCTGGCACAGTCTACACAGCTATAGATGTCGCCACAGGGCAAGAG GTGGCCATCAAACAGATCAACTTGCAGAAGCAGcccaagaaagagctgattatcAATGAGATCCTGGTCATGAAGGAGTTGAAGAACCCCAACATTGTCAACTTCGTAGATAG TTTCCTGGTTGGAGACGAGCTTTTTGTGGTGATGGAGTACCTGGCCGGTGGCTCTCTAACTGATGTGGTGACAGAGACGTGCATGGACGAGGCTCAGATTGCCGCCGTCTGCAGAGAG tGTCTCCAGGCTCTGGAGTTCCTTCATGCCAACCAGGTCATCCACAGAGACATCAAGAGTGACAACGTACTGCTGGGCATGGACGGATCGGTCAAACTCA ctgacTTTGGCTTCTGCGCCCAGATCACCCCAGAGCAGAGCAAACGCAGCACCATGGTGGGGACGCCGTACTGGATGGCTCCTGAAGTGGTGACCAGGAAGGCTTATGGCCCCAAAGTGGACATTTGGTCCCTGGGTATCATGGCTATAGAGATGGTGGAGGGAGAGCCTCCGTACCTCAACGAGAACCCTCTCAGA GCATTGTATTTAATCGCCACAAACGGGACCCCTGAGCTGCAGAGTCCAGAGAAGCTGTCTCCCGTCTTCAGATCCTTCCTGTCCCGCTGTCTGGAGATGGATGTGGAGAAACGAGGATCGGGCAGAGAACTGCTGCAG CACCAATTCCTGAAGCTGGCCAAGCCCCTGTCCAGCCTTACCCCCCTCATCCTGGCAGCCAAAGAGGCCATGAGGAGCAACCGCTAG